The Quadrisphaera sp. RL12-1S sequence GCTCGGGGACTGGATGTTCGCTCCACTCGCGCTCGAAGATCCTCTCGAGCATGACCAACGCCTGGTCCCACACGACGGCGTCCACGTCGGCTGCGGTGCGCCGCGGGCCGGCCACCATGATCCGCGCCTGCACCTCAGCCATGGCATGGATGTCCTCGGAGAGGATCTGCGTGGCCGTGCCAGCGGCGTAGGCCCGCAGCCGCGTTTCCGGGACGGCGGCCAGGAGCTCTTCGCGCACCTGCTGCTGCCACTCATGGGGCCAGGCATGCCCGAGTACCCCGGAGCTGATCAGCACCAGGCCAGCGACGCGCTCAGGGGCCTCCAGCGCGGCCTGCAAGGCATAGCCTCCGCCCATCGAGCAGCCCACCAGCACGCCGTCCTGGACGCCGAGGGCGTCCAGGAGCCCCAGCAGATCCTCGTGGTGTGCGTAGTCGCCCCGCGCTGGATCGGAGTCTCCGTACCCACGCCAGTCGTAGCGGATGACGCGGTGGTCGGCCGCTAGTGCGGTGAAGGGCCCGTCCCACATTCGCCGGTAGGCGATGCCGGCGTGTGAGAAGACGATGGCAGCGCCCTCACCTGCCTCCTCGAAAGCGATGTCGGCCTTGTCGATCCTCACCACCGGCATGATCCGCATGCTCGCAGAGCGATGGTCTCGGTCAGCGCTCAGACGCTGACTACCGGCCCGCGCCTACAGTCCTCGTGTGCTGATCACTGCGTGGCGGCTGGAGATGCCTCAGGTGCCCGGGTACCGCTTCACGTGGCTGGGTCCCTACACCTCGCACTGGCTGACAGCCGAAGCCGAGGAGCTCGTGCGCTTCATGGACCACGAGCACAGCGCCACCCTGCCCGAACCCCGCGACATGGGACTCTTCGCCCGTCATCGCGACGTTGGCGACCCCCTGCTGTGTGGCTGCGACTCCGAGGCTGGGCTGCGGGCGTGGTTCGGGGACTACCTGCCTGCCCTGCAGCACCAAGGAGCCCACGTCGCCGCCTACACCGTTGACGAGGGCGGCATCGTCGACCGTGACGACCACCAGCTGATCTTCATCGAGAGTCGAGCGGAACTGGTGCAACGCCAGGGGAACTTGCCCTTCGCGCCGCTGGTGCGCAGTTCCGCAGGGTCCCGCCTGGCGGTGTACGCCGCCAATCCCGGGAAGTACGACTACGTCCCCGGCCAGTCGCGGTGGCAGTCCGCGCTCACGTCGTCGACGGAGTGACCGGACGGGCGTCCGCGACGCCCGGATGAACAACTGAGGCTGCCCACCGGTGATCGCTCGTAGTGTTCGCAGATGGTGGTGCGTGCAGCCGTCTTGTCCGATGTTCACGCCAACCCCTTCGCGCTGCGCGCAGTCCTGCAGGACGTGCGACGGGCTGGAGCCGACGTGATCGTCAACCTCGGGGACCTGGTGGCCGGTCCCTGGCCGGTGGAGACCGTCGAGGAGCTGTTCGCAGCGGGATTTCCGGTGGTTTCGGTCCGTGGCAACGGGGACCGCATGGTCGCTGACGCCTACGACCAGCGCCCCGGCTGGACCGATGACGTCCCGCCTCCCGCGCGGACGATGGTCACGTGGGCCGCCTCGCAGATCCGGCGGCAGGAGCGAGACCTGATCGGGTCGGCTCCTCTGCGGACCAGGCTGACCGTCGCCGGGCTCGGTGAGGTGGAGCTCTTCCACGCCACTGCCCGCAGCGATGAGGAGATCGTCCTGGAGACCACCGACGACGACGTCGCAGCGGAGGCGTTGCAAGCGCTGCTGCCGCGGCCATTCGCGTCCAGTGGGCAGGGTGGCGTCGAGGACTTCTACCCGTTGCTCGCGGTCAGCGGGCACACCCACCTGCCCACCGAACGGGTCGCGGGCGCGGTGCGCTGGGTCAACGCCGGCAGCGTGGGCAAGCCGTTCGACCACCCCAGTGCCTCGTGGATGCTGCTGGGGCCCGGCGTCGAGTGGCGGCGCACCGACTACGACGTCGAGGCCGCTGCCGCAGCGGCACGCGCGTTGGCTCCTGCCCCTGGAGCAGTTCTTGAAGACGCGGCCCTCGAGGCGGTGGCTGAGGAGTTCATCGCCTCCCTGCGCCCAGGGGGGCGCCGGGAGGTGCTGGACGTCTTCGCGCCTCTGGCAGCTGCCACCTACGGGCACTGGGCCACTCGGTCTCGGCTGGACGTCCTCGACGGGGGATGACCGCCGCCGCCCTCCGCACCAGGAGGGTGCCCGGTCGAGGATGGTCAACGAGACGCCAGCGACTCGCCGTCGCCTACCCATCCCTGTAGACCTGCGCCGTGACCGAGGACCTCACCGCCGAGCTCGTCACCGACCGACCCCGCACACCCCAGCAGTGGGAAGACCTCTTCGCCGGCACCTGGCCCCCCTACATCGACGCAGACCCCATCGCCGCCGCAGCCCTGCCCGACGTCCACGCCACCTTCCCCGACCTGCAGGTGGCCCTCACCCGCCCCGCCGGGTACGACCACGACGAGCAGCTCGCCGGCGCCGCCTGGGGCGTCCCCATCGTCTGGGACGGCGACACCGAGCGACTGCCGGCCGGGTACAGCGACGCTCTCGTCCGGTCCCTGGATGACCGCACCCGCGGGGCGGTGGCCGACACGCTGGTGATCTGCGCTGCTCAGGTCCACCCCTCCTGCGCCCTCGCCGGCACAGCGGCCCATCTGCTGGCCCACCTCATCCAGACCGCGGCCGAGCAGGGGCTGCGCAGGGTGGTCGCGCCGCTGCGCCTGACCGGCAAGCACCGCTACCCGCTGATCCCGATCGAGGTCTACGCGCGGTGGCGCCGACCGGACGGGGACGCCTTCGGCCCCTGGCTGAGGGCTCACGAGCGGATGGGCGCCAAGAAGCTGTCGACCACGGCGGCTTCTCAGTGCTTCCTCGGCTCGGTCGAGCAGTGGCAGACCTGGAGCGGACTGGACCTTCTCGCCAGCGGCGACTACGTCGTTGCTGGGGCACTCTCAACTCTGCGCATCGAGGTCGATGAGGACGCAGGGCGCC is a genomic window containing:
- a CDS encoding metallophosphoesterase family protein, with product MVVRAAVLSDVHANPFALRAVLQDVRRAGADVIVNLGDLVAGPWPVETVEELFAAGFPVVSVRGNGDRMVADAYDQRPGWTDDVPPPARTMVTWAASQIRRQERDLIGSAPLRTRLTVAGLGEVELFHATARSDEEIVLETTDDDVAAEALQALLPRPFASSGQGGVEDFYPLLAVSGHTHLPTERVAGAVRWVNAGSVGKPFDHPSASWMLLGPGVEWRRTDYDVEAAAAAARALAPAPGAVLEDAALEAVAEEFIASLRPGGRREVLDVFAPLAAATYGHWATRSRLDVLDGG
- a CDS encoding alpha/beta fold hydrolase → MPVVRIDKADIAFEEAGEGAAIVFSHAGIAYRRMWDGPFTALAADHRVIRYDWRGYGDSDPARGDYAHHEDLLGLLDALGVQDGVLVGCSMGGGYALQAALEAPERVAGLVLISSGVLGHAWPHEWQQQVREELLAAVPETRLRAYAAGTATQILSEDIHAMAEVQARIMVAGPRRTAADVDAVVWDQALVMLERIFEREWSEHPVPERVPALLASDRLVEISAPTLVINGLEDVPAIQAVSDLLSEGIPGAQRLDLADTGHLPPLERPQQVTRAIQDFLAEPANVPASP